The sequence GTTCACGCTCCTGTCCAATAACAGCCTTACAGCTGAGACCCTCCGTTATCCCTATCCCACCTGTCAGTAGCCGCAGCGGGCAGCCAAGTTCTGGACCTTCTGCCGGGCCCACCTGACGCGGCAGCCCGCCCATCCGCCATTGCACTTCCGACGCGTAGCCGGGCCCCCCTAGGCTGTGGCCCCACTCGGCAGCGAGAGGCGTGCACGCTGGCGACGCTAGTATAAATGGGCGCCCTCGCGCCCGCATCTGCGTCGCCCGTTCGCCCTTCCCCACCTTTGCTCGGCTCGGCAGCATCGCGTCACGTCGCTTGGTTCGCTCGCTGCACCACCACCGCGAGCCGGTTGCTGCGGCCCCGACCCCGTGGTGCGCGAATCGTCTCTACCCACCCTCTTCTCCGCGATTCTTTATTCCCGTTCGGGCGATGGGATTTTAGTCTGGGATCGCGGTGACGGAGATTTGGGGGAAGGGGATTTGGTTCTTGATTCGACGCGATTCGGGGAGTGGAAGCGGATGCGGAATCCTGCGTTTCTTTCTGTGTGTTTTGGGGGGGTTTATTCAGAGATGACCTCTTCTTTGGTTCGCACGCGTTCTTGGTTCTTGGTTCTCTGTTTTTGGGTGGCTTTCGATTTCTGTGCTGAGTTTTTACATGGGTTTTGGCTTCCTGGCATTCTTGCGAGGATCGGGGGTTTGATTCCGCTTCTTGACGAGTTTCTTGGTTTGCTCAGTCGAATGTTGCTGGGTGTTCTTGGTTTTATTTGGTACGTGTGCTGTAGTATATCACTGTTTATTCTGTTTTGGTCTGTGTTCTTGCCAAATTGGTCTGTTCTTGAGTTTGTTTGGTGCGTATGATTTTTTATGGGCGGTTTTGGGTTGATTGCATTCTTGCAAGAATCGGTGCTTCGGTTTGGTTCTTTGCGAGATTTTTTATTCACTTAATGAAATGTTTTTCTGTGCGTGGTGTGCTTTAACGTCTCAGCagaccatcattagtgattcTCTCTGTTTGTTCTGTTTCTGGTGACTTTCTGTTTCTGTATGAGTCTGACTTGTTAATTCTGTAATTAGTGTTCCGTTCTGCGATGgcatctttcttctttctttcggTGGATTAAAGATGTTGATGTATATGGTGCTGTAAAACCTTTTCCCCCTTCTGTCAATCCAAGAATATCTGAGGCAAGAACCTTGCTAATAATGGTGGTGAGCTCTTTGTCAGCTCTTGAATTAATCTATTAATTGGGAATTAGAAGCTATGTATGCACAGAGCCCCAATTGTTAAGGGAAATTTGGACCTATTATTTTTCGTACAGGAGCATAGCATTGTAGGTCCTTTAAATATGCGCTTCTGCAAGTTAACTAAAAATGTTGTGTGTATCTTGTTCCAGGACAATGATGTTGCCCCCAATTCACGGGCCTTGTGAGAGGCTAGCAGCGCTTGACATCAGTATCAGAGATTCCTGGACTGATGAGGAGCTTGTGAGATTCTTGGCGGAGAGGAAAGCCGAGGACCCCCTTCCCCAGGACGTACTTGTGGGTTTGGACTTTTCTGTTGTTGATCCACGAGGCTTCACTGGTTAGTATCCAGTCTAAGCACAAGATACAAATTGCATTATGTTTTTGGTGTTGTAACTACATCTTCCATTAGGAATTCGCAGTGTCTTGCGTCAAACACAAAGTTTGTGATATGATTTTCTTAACCGAGTCACCGTAAACCCTGAAGATTGCTCTGATTTGTCCATTTTGAGCTGTTATTTTAGTGTAATGCATTGTATGATTGCACAGAATGAAAAATGTGCCATATAAATCTGCAATGGGCAAAGGTTTTTAATTCATAACTGGTCACTGGTGGGCGAAAGAGATTAAAAATGCACTGAACTGATaattgcaaaccttttgaaaaGAATTCATAACTGATTACTGGTGGGTAAACAGCGTACCTTTTTTTGGCAAACCTTTCAAAAGAATTTTGGTCTTTGAAGAAAACACAAAGGGCTTTTGTATAATTCTTGTGCACAGCTGATTATTGCAGTTACTGCAGCAACATAGTGCCTTCAGATTACATTGCAATGTTATGCGAAATCCTTTGCATTTATTGAAACTTTCTCAGGTTTCCTTGCAAGTTACGCCAACTGCTTTCCTGCTTTCACTGGGAGAGTGCAGTTATCACCTTCGTGTTTAAACGACTGGTTAATGCATTGTTGTCTTGCTTAGCTGTAATTTTTGAAATCTTTCCATCCAAATTCCAACTGTAGTTTGTGTGCGAATCCTAACTTTTCTAGGTGTTTAGACACTACACAGGATTTGTAATAGTCTGATCAATTTATGCTGTCACAATGATCTGACCAATTTAAGCCGTCAGATTGCAATCAACCCCCTAAAATGTGATTTTATATAACCATATCTCATGTTAAGATTGAGCATCTGAATTCATTTAAAACATTAGAATGTGCACCCTAATTATTGTTCTAGATCTATATTGTGTTGGTATATATCCACCGGAACTTGGATGCATAGTACTGTAAAAAGTCTGCTTTAATAATCTTGGAATAGCTTTCTTGCATATTCTTAAGCAGTACGGGGGTCCAATTAACTAGCATATAGTTTAAGGGTTTTCATGCAATTTTTTGATAGTGAGGAACTGGACGTATTATTTTCCCTACTTGACTAAGAAGAATCCCATATGATCTTTGATTCTTTGCGAATTGTGCTAGTAGATTTCTAGGAAATTACCTGACAAAAGATAACTCATCTTGTAGGAGGCGTATGGCACTTGAACTGGTCAGATGATCAGCAGCCCTATGATAATGCTAAACACGGTATCAGAAAGGCAATCAATGGATACTGGAATCCTTTGCATTCTTCCAGAATACCAACAAGTACAGGTATCATTGGTGTCAAAATTGTTTTGGAGTTTTATGAAGGTCAAGCACCATGTGAGAGAACTGGGTGGGTGATGCATGAATATCAGGTAGAACAGAATGATGAAGCTAATCTACCACAGGTAGCCCATGGTTGCTCCTAGTCATTTCCATAGCCTATAAGCTTTTCTCAAGGGTTGACGATTGATGCCCGATTGATGCCTTTTGCATTTCTGACAGGATTACAAGTCTCTGTGTAAAGTATTCCTGCAGGGTGACAAAAAGATAAATGCTGAAAGTCAACAAAATTCTCTGAATGCAGATGCTTCTAATGATAGCTTTCAATCTTACCTTCAGTATCTTGCCAAACTAGAAGAGCCAAAGGTTGGCATATTTTCTCTCTTTAATTTGCTCATTTGTTTCGCTACATTTTAGTGTAAATTGTAATTGTGAAACACTGAAACCTATGCTGTCTGTCATTTTAAATTAGGAAATTGTTCCCAGGTTCCTAATATAGCTGGTGTAGTTATTTACCATTTATCTGTAGGATTTGTTTTTCGAGATGCTTGGACTCCTTTGAAAACCATTCAGAAGAATGTAATTTCTCAGCACATGCTTATATCTGTTTGTCTTCCACTGCTTGCTAGTTTATCCTGCACTATAAATATTGATGTTGTGACAAGATATGGAAGTTGTACTTATAATCTTGATAAATGTTCAATCTACATACAGCAGACTGTAGCTGCAAATGAGCAGGATATCTGTTCTAGCAAAGGACAGCATGAGCATGCTCACAGTGCTGCAGATGATATTGCTGTTCATGATGTTATTGCTACTGGGGACTACATAGAGCTGAATGACCTACTAATCTCTTCTAGCAAAGGACAGCGTGAGCAAAAAACTGCAGATGATATTGCTGTTCATGATGTAATTGCTACTGGAGACTACGTAGAGCTGAATGCCCTACTAAGCTCTTCAAGCAAAGGACAACATGAGCAAAAATCTGCTGCAGATGATATAGCTGTTCATGATGTTATTACTACTGGGGACTACATAGAGCTCAATGATCTACTAAGCTCAGAAGCCTCTGCATCAACTTCAGAAAACTCAAGCAAGCGGTCTATCATTTCTGAAGAGTACTTTGATTCCGATGCATTCCTGAGGGAGATTTTGAAGGACAGTGACACAACTGATGGACAACATCAAGACCGCAAGTTTAGCATAGCTGCACCTACTAAATCAGCTAATGTGGTCATCAGTCCGTCAGAACAAGGTAACATAGCCCTTTTGTTCGTTGTTTTAAATTTAAGAGGTTGCTAAAGATCCTTCTTTGGTTTACTCTTAGGAATGATGGCATGTGAAGAATAACTTGAAACCGTAGAAATCTTGAACACTGCTAACTATATTATTTAGTGTAACAGTAGGGTGTGAATGCAGGATCCTTTAGTCTAGTCCAGACAGTTACATGATAATTCCATTAGTTTGCTAATAGGCTCACATTTTTTTCCCGTTGCAGGGTTAGTTCAAATCCATAACAATGCCGCGGTGGCTGGAACTTCACAGCAAAAGCCAGTGCCAGTAGATCCACATTCAAGCAAGGGGTTTCAGCAGCACAGTCCTTCAATATCTTCCTATTTCCTAAGCAGTCATGTGAAACGAAGCCGTTCTAATAGTTCTAATAGCTCACAGAGCAGCATCAAGTCTCAAAGAGAGCGTTCTACCAGTAAATTTGGAAAGATAGGAAAGAAGTACTGCTGCTTCGGATCATTCTAGTTCAGTGTATAGGTTTGCTCTATTTGTGTACAGGATGGAACATAGGGAGGTCCAGTTTCCCTCTTCATCATTCTAGGCGTATGATACTCCGTAATGTGACAGTGACACTGGCTGATTGACACTACAAATAGTTGCTGGATGTTTCGAGAAACTGAGCCAAAGAAGCTGATAGTTTGAAGCACTGATAATGTGGTGGATAATTTGACTGGTGATTCTTTGATACTGAGACGACCTAGTATCATTTTTGATCAATAGGTGTTTGATTGATTTTCATTTTAATGCCGTGAAAAGAGATTAGTAGCGTCTTTTTTGTCTCTTTTGAGGGGAGATTAATAGTGGCTTCTCTTCTGTAAATATCACCAGTGC is a genomic window of Phragmites australis chromosome 24, lpPhrAust1.1, whole genome shotgun sequence containing:
- the LOC133907024 gene encoding protein ATAF2-like isoform X1, giving the protein MMLPPIHGPCERLAALDISIRDSWTDEELVRFLAERKAEDPLPQDVLVGLDFSVVDPRGFTGGVWHLNWSDDQQPYDNAKHGIRKAINGYWNPLHSSRIPTSTGIIGVKIVLEFYEGQAPCERTGWVMHEYQVEQNDEANLPQDYKSLCKVFLQGDKKINAESQQNSLNADASNDSFQSYLQYLAKLEEPKQTVAANEQDICSSKGQHEHAHSAADDIAVHDVIATGDYIELNDLLISSSKGQREQKTADDIAVHDVIATGDYVELNALLSSSSKGQHEQKSAADDIAVHDVITTGDYIELNDLLSSEASASTSENSSKRSIISEEYFDSDAFLREILKDSDTTDGQHQDRKFSIAAPTKSANVVISPSEQGLVQIHNNAAVAGTSQQKPVPVDPHSSKGFQQHSPSISSYFLSSHVKRSRSNSSNSSQSSIKSQRERSTSKFGKIGKKYCCFGSF
- the LOC133907024 gene encoding NAC domain-containing protein 17-like isoform X2 is translated as MMLPPIHGPCERLAALDISIRDSWTDEELVRFLAERKAEDPLPQDVLVGLDFSVVDPRGFTGGVWHLNWSDDQQPYDNAKHGIRKAINGYWNPLHSSRIPTSTGIIGVKIVLEFYEGQAPCERTGWVMHEYQVEQNDEANLPQDYKSLCKVFLQGDKKINAESQQNSLNADASNDSFQSYLQYLAKLEEPKTVAANEQDICSSKGQHEHAHSAADDIAVHDVIATGDYIELNDLLISSSKGQREQKTADDIAVHDVIATGDYVELNALLSSSSKGQHEQKSAADDIAVHDVITTGDYIELNDLLSSEASASTSENSSKRSIISEEYFDSDAFLREILKDSDTTDGQHQDRKFSIAAPTKSANVVISPSEQGLVQIHNNAAVAGTSQQKPVPVDPHSSKGFQQHSPSISSYFLSSHVKRSRSNSSNSSQSSIKSQRERSTSKFGKIGKKYCCFGSF